A part of Dehalococcoidia bacterium genomic DNA contains:
- a CDS encoding ABC transporter ATP-binding protein, whose translation MLRIDNASVAYGQVTAVREVSLTVHDGEIVTIIGSNGAGKTSLLNAISGVVPLKSGDIRLDEKKISRMPSHKIVNLGLAYIPEGRHIFSAMSVKDNLTMGAYVQCSRRRFGNLGYVGWFMRRQEVQDNLESVYKMFPILKERLKQKAGSLSGGEQQMLAIGRALMSSPRMIILDEPSLGLAPNLVRDILKLIVRLRDEGLTILLVEQDANAALKIADRGYVMERGSITIEGTAKELLGNDRVRQAYLGKSVA comes from the coding sequence ATGCTGAGGATTGACAACGCATCGGTCGCCTATGGGCAGGTCACCGCGGTCCGAGAGGTTTCTCTGACGGTGCATGACGGCGAGATCGTGACCATAATCGGGTCCAACGGCGCGGGCAAGACCAGCCTCTTGAACGCAATATCCGGCGTCGTTCCGCTCAAAAGCGGCGATATACGGCTCGACGAAAAAAAGATATCCCGGATGCCTTCCCACAAAATAGTGAATCTCGGCCTGGCATATATTCCCGAGGGCCGGCACATCTTCAGCGCCATGTCCGTAAAGGATAACCTGACCATGGGCGCTTACGTGCAATGCTCGAGGAGGCGCTTCGGCAACCTGGGGTACGTCGGGTGGTTCATGCGGCGTCAGGAGGTCCAGGATAATCTGGAATCGGTGTACAAGATGTTTCCCATACTCAAAGAACGCCTCAAGCAGAAGGCGGGGAGCCTGAGCGGCGGCGAACAGCAGATGCTGGCCATCGGCCGCGCCCTGATGTCGTCGCCCAGGATGATAATTCTCGATGAGCCGTCCCTCGGCCTTGCCCCGAATCTGGTGCGCGATATACTCAAGCTGATCGTCAGGCTCAGGGATGAGGGGCTGACTATACTGCTCGTGGAGCAGGACGCCAACGCGGCGCTCAAGATAGCCGACAGAGGGTATGTGATGGAGAGGGGCTCTATCACCATCGAGGGGACTGCCAAGGAATTGCTCGGCAACGACAGGGTGCGGCAGGCATATCTGGGCAAGAGCGTAGCGTAA
- a CDS encoding ABC transporter ATP-binding protein, whose amino-acid sequence MSGPILETKNLIKAFGGLVAVDNVDIAIETGRITAIIGPNGAGKTSLFNLIAGVYRPTSGDIIFNGNSLRYAPWYAKAVPPQMKQHKLFKNRLHHHAPAHKRTALGIARTFQHVNLFGNMTVLENIMTGQHPRSKYGFFAAALRLPKARHEEEMINLNAMKYLNMVGLGKHADQKSLSLPLGQQKLLAIARALATEPKLILLDEPGAGLNALEKRELSELIRRIRDMGITVVLVEHDMPLVMGIAEWIIVLDSGMKIAEGTAAQVQKDKKVIAAYLGEETDDAED is encoded by the coding sequence ATGAGCGGGCCGATACTTGAGACCAAAAACCTGATCAAGGCCTTCGGAGGCTTGGTCGCCGTCGATAATGTCGATATCGCGATAGAGACGGGCAGGATAACCGCGATAATAGGCCCCAACGGCGCGGGGAAAACCTCACTATTTAATCTTATCGCCGGCGTATACCGCCCGACGTCTGGCGATATTATATTCAACGGCAATTCGCTAAGATACGCCCCCTGGTACGCAAAAGCCGTCCCGCCGCAGATGAAACAGCACAAGCTCTTCAAGAATAGGCTGCATCACCACGCCCCGGCACATAAAAGAACGGCGCTGGGCATCGCGCGCACCTTCCAGCACGTCAACCTCTTCGGCAATATGACCGTGCTGGAAAACATAATGACCGGACAACACCCCCGCAGCAAGTACGGGTTCTTCGCCGCGGCGCTGCGGCTGCCGAAAGCCCGTCATGAAGAAGAGATGATCAACCTCAACGCCATGAAATACCTCAATATGGTGGGATTGGGGAAACACGCCGATCAAAAGTCCTTGAGCCTGCCGCTGGGCCAGCAGAAGCTGCTGGCCATAGCCCGGGCGCTGGCCACTGAACCGAAGCTGATACTGCTGGACGAGCCCGGCGCCGGACTCAACGCGTTGGAGAAACGTGAGCTTAGCGAACTCATCAGGCGTATTCGAGATATGGGAATAACGGTGGTGCTGGTGGAACACGATATGCCGCTTGTCATGGGCATAGCGGAATGGATTATCGTGCTGGACAGCGGCATGAAGATAGCCGAGGGCACCGCAGCCCAGGTGCAGAAGGATAAAAAGGTGATCGCCGCCTATCTCGGCGAGGAGACTGACGATGCTGAGGATTGA
- a CDS encoding branched-chain amino acid ABC transporter permease: protein MILAWAKKKWSWLAVAALIIFLALVPFKWFLGQYTSIMIFVGISTMITVGLCMLMGYTGQVSLGQAAFYGLGAYFSAVLSKTHGLNPWLAMVIAAIATGTFAYIIGYPIFRLRGNYLAMATLGIGLIMWTLFNQMVQFTGGPDGMSGIPYLSIGGFSFDTSFKRYFLVWFFCLAILFLSQNIVRSRTGRALRAIHGNEAAAESLGINVTQFKVKIFVLSAVYASLAGSLFAHHLRHVSPQSFDFLASVKLVVMAVIGGLASIWGAIFGAGTTRFLSDEVLLGFNKFPQLDIIIYGLILMLVMILMPEGLFVAIKSGTMWLKINWRDLPAIMKRMKKDFPEQVKYFLSRLPLARLWRKTEP, encoded by the coding sequence ATGATACTGGCCTGGGCAAAGAAAAAATGGAGCTGGCTCGCGGTTGCTGCGCTGATAATATTTCTTGCGCTGGTTCCCTTCAAATGGTTCCTCGGCCAGTACACCAGCATAATGATATTCGTCGGCATCAGCACCATGATCACGGTGGGACTGTGCATGCTCATGGGTTACACGGGACAGGTATCACTGGGCCAGGCTGCTTTTTATGGCCTGGGCGCTTATTTCTCGGCCGTTCTTAGCAAGACCCACGGCCTGAATCCCTGGCTTGCTATGGTAATAGCCGCCATAGCTACCGGCACATTTGCCTACATAATAGGCTATCCCATCTTCAGGCTGCGCGGCAACTACCTGGCGATGGCCACACTGGGCATAGGCCTTATCATGTGGACCCTTTTCAACCAGATGGTTCAATTCACCGGCGGCCCCGACGGCATGTCCGGTATTCCCTATCTATCCATCGGCGGATTCTCTTTTGACACCAGCTTCAAGCGTTATTTTCTCGTCTGGTTCTTCTGTCTTGCCATTCTTTTTCTCTCCCAGAATATCGTCAGGTCACGCACCGGCAGAGCATTGCGGGCAATCCACGGCAACGAGGCCGCTGCCGAGTCGCTGGGCATAAATGTGACCCAGTTTAAAGTCAAGATTTTTGTGCTAAGTGCAGTCTACGCCTCCCTTGCCGGCAGTCTCTTCGCGCATCACCTCAGGCATGTAAGCCCGCAGTCGTTCGACTTCCTGGCCTCAGTGAAGCTCGTCGTCATGGCGGTCATCGGAGGGTTGGCCAGTATATGGGGCGCCATCTTCGGCGCCGGAACAACACGATTCCTGAGCGATGAAGTCTTGCTTGGCTTTAACAAGTTCCCTCAGTTGGACATCATAATCTACGGCCTGATATTGATGCTGGTAATGATACTGATGCCGGAAGGGCTCTTTGTAGCCATCAAGTCCGGCACAATGTGGCTGAAAATCAACTGGCGCGACCTGCCCGCCATAATGAAGAGGATGAAGAAAGACTTCCCCGAACAAGTTAAATACTTCCTCAGCCGATTGCCTCTTGCGCGATTATGGAGAAAGACCGAGCCATGA
- a CDS encoding branched-chain amino acid ABC transporter permease: protein MSADQFVQYLMSGLTQGSIYALIGLGFTIIYSVTQIINFAQGEFVMLGGMLSYVLAVEAGLPVPLALIIAILIAAGVGALMYILAIRTARRASVISLIIITIGAAIFIRGIAGNQFGVNAVSPTPFTGRGSISFLGAYIEPQALWIIGITFLVTILLYLFLSHTMVGKALRACAVNPEAASLVGINTKAMALIAFIIAAAIGGIGGVVIAPMAMASYGMGVMLGLKGFVAAAVGGFMSPIATVIGGIMLGIIESLAVGFNWGPFTSAYKDVIALVVLLLILLIRSGKLAAAERAA from the coding sequence ATGTCTGCTGATCAGTTTGTTCAATATCTCATGTCCGGCCTGACACAGGGCAGTATCTACGCCCTGATAGGGCTTGGTTTTACCATTATCTATTCCGTCACACAGATTATCAATTTCGCCCAGGGCGAGTTTGTCATGCTGGGCGGCATGCTATCATATGTACTGGCCGTTGAAGCAGGTCTACCTGTCCCCTTAGCCTTAATAATCGCGATACTGATAGCGGCTGGCGTCGGCGCCCTCATGTATATCCTGGCGATACGAACGGCGCGGCGGGCATCTGTAATAAGCCTTATTATCATCACGATCGGGGCAGCGATCTTCATAAGGGGTATCGCAGGCAACCAGTTCGGCGTGAATGCCGTTAGCCCCACTCCTTTTACTGGCCGCGGATCGATTTCATTCCTCGGCGCTTACATAGAACCACAGGCACTCTGGATAATCGGAATTACCTTCCTGGTAACAATACTGCTGTATTTGTTCCTTTCACACACCATGGTTGGGAAAGCGCTGCGGGCCTGCGCCGTTAATCCTGAGGCTGCCAGCCTGGTCGGCATCAATACTAAAGCCATGGCGCTTATCGCCTTCATAATCGCCGCAGCCATAGGCGGCATCGGCGGAGTAGTGATAGCCCCAATGGCGATGGCCAGCTATGGCATGGGCGTCATGCTGGGGCTTAAAGGCTTCGTCGCCGCAGCCGTAGGCGGATTCATGAGCCCGATCGCCACAGTTATCGGCGGCATAATGCTGGGCATCATCGAGAGCCTGGCCGTCGGCTTTAACTGGGGCCCGTTCACCTCTGCCTATAAAGACGTTATCGCGCTGGTAGTACTGCTACTGATACTGCTGATACGGTCGGGGAAACTGGCGGCAGCGGAGAGGGCGGCATGA
- a CDS encoding ABC transporter substrate-binding protein, which translates to MRNYLKLSLFVVMALALVATCAIGCGGGTDEDQEAYKIGALFSTTGAQSNLGVPEEYTVEMLVDKINDAGGINGHPLEVIIYNDETDSTKCATLATKLIEEDEVLAIIGPTGTGNSMAIIDIVTTAQIPLVSCAAGASITSPVSERYWVFKTPQTDKQVVTEIYVYLQSIGVTKVAIITSTSGFGQGGKTYLESEAATYGITLVDNQTFGSDDTSMISQLTHIKGTDAEAVICWDTDKASAVVAKDMQTLQFTIPLFCSHGIANQDFIDAAGDAANGVIFPAGKLLVVDEVPASDPQKDVLTEYRDEYLAEYPGESISTFGGHAYDSLYLVVEALEDLDEDLSLADARAAIRDNLEQISNFVGISGIFTMSATDHLGMQPGSLALIEIVDGTWTVSQ; encoded by the coding sequence ATGCGAAATTATCTGAAATTATCCTTATTCGTCGTCATGGCGTTAGCACTGGTTGCAACGTGTGCTATCGGCTGCGGCGGCGGGACTGATGAGGATCAAGAAGCCTATAAGATCGGCGCGCTGTTCTCCACTACGGGCGCCCAGTCCAACCTGGGAGTCCCTGAGGAGTATACCGTTGAGATGCTCGTTGATAAAATCAACGATGCCGGCGGTATAAACGGGCATCCGCTTGAAGTAATCATCTACAACGACGAGACCGATTCCACCAAGTGCGCCACGCTGGCCACTAAACTTATCGAAGAGGACGAAGTGCTGGCCATCATCGGCCCGACCGGCACCGGAAACAGCATGGCCATCATTGATATTGTAACCACTGCTCAGATACCTCTAGTATCCTGCGCAGCAGGCGCCAGCATCACATCGCCGGTGTCGGAAAGATACTGGGTATTCAAGACCCCGCAAACGGACAAACAGGTAGTCACCGAAATTTACGTATATCTTCAGAGCATCGGCGTCACTAAGGTCGCCATCATAACTTCAACCTCGGGATTCGGACAGGGCGGCAAAACATACCTCGAATCTGAAGCAGCCACCTATGGCATTACGCTTGTGGACAACCAGACGTTCGGATCGGACGACACCAGCATGATATCCCAGCTCACCCATATAAAGGGTACGGACGCAGAGGCGGTTATATGCTGGGATACGGACAAGGCCTCAGCCGTAGTGGCAAAAGACATGCAGACACTTCAGTTCACAATACCGCTCTTCTGCAGCCATGGAATCGCCAACCAGGACTTCATCGATGCAGCGGGAGACGCCGCAAACGGCGTTATCTTCCCTGCCGGCAAGCTACTCGTTGTAGACGAGGTTCCGGCAAGCGACCCGCAGAAGGATGTCCTCACTGAGTACAGGGATGAGTACCTGGCTGAGTATCCCGGTGAAAGCATCAGCACCTTCGGCGGTCACGCCTACGATTCACTGTATCTGGTAGTTGAAGCTCTGGAGGACTTGGATGAGGACTTAAGCCTCGCCGATGCCAGAGCTGCCATCAGAGACAACCTTGAACAGATATCGAACTTCGTCGGCATAAGCGGCATTTTCACCATGTCCGCGACCGATCACCTCGGCATGCAGCCGGGCTCACTGGCACTGATTGAGATAGTCGATGGGACATGGACGGTGTCTCAGTAA
- a CDS encoding methylated-DNA--[protein]-cysteine S-methyltransferase produces the protein MNTNAIIYTIVDTSLGQILVVGSEKGLLCISIHASRRAAIESAARQFPNAIESAKSFSDLPQRLELYARGARIIFNDKLDLDDTTPFQRAVWEATRAIPYGETRTYAWIAQRIGKPKAARAVGQALKCNPFPIVVPCHRVIGADGGLTGFSAGLRLKRKLLDLEAERQ, from the coding sequence ATGAACACCAACGCTATTATCTACACTATCGTCGATACTTCCCTCGGACAGATACTGGTCGTCGGTTCCGAAAAAGGATTGCTCTGCATCTCGATTCACGCATCCCGACGAGCAGCGATAGAAAGCGCGGCACGGCAATTCCCAAATGCTATCGAATCGGCCAAGAGCTTCAGCGACCTGCCGCAACGCCTGGAACTGTACGCGCGCGGCGCGCGAATCATATTCAATGATAAGCTCGACCTCGACGATACGACACCGTTCCAGCGAGCGGTGTGGGAAGCGACACGCGCCATCCCGTACGGCGAGACACGAACTTACGCATGGATAGCACAACGCATCGGCAAGCCGAAAGCCGCTCGCGCCGTGGGACAGGCGCTGAAGTGCAACCCGTTTCCAATCGTCGTGCCCTGCCACCGTGTCATCGGCGCAGACGGCGGGCTGACCGGCTTCAGCGCCGGGCTTCGCCTCAAAAGGAAACTGCTCGACCTGGAAGCTGAGCGACAATAA
- a CDS encoding NAD(P)-dependent oxidoreductase, giving the protein MKVLITGALGNLGGNATRRLLEQGHQVRCFDVRTGNNEKKAGKLRDKVEIFWGDIRKDDDLAAAVKDIDVVIHLAFLLPPLTDTKPEMARDINVGGTQRLIVAMKKVSPKAKIIFSSSFTVFGNTQHLEPPRKATDPVEATDNYTQHKIECEKLCAESGLDWCVMRFAVVPPISIAGVTPKMFAFPFKTRIEFLAPEDAGLALANAAASNDVWGKTLLIGGGKESQIYYGDFIGGMMGAMGVGTLPEEAFGSDASYTDWLDTTESQKLLNYQQHPFPVFLKELPKMMGPIRFIVPLVRPIAMWYVLRQSPYYKKNKK; this is encoded by the coding sequence ATGAAAGTACTTATCACCGGCGCGTTAGGCAATCTCGGCGGCAATGCTACCAGGAGGCTGCTGGAACAGGGCCACCAGGTAAGATGCTTCGACGTAAGGACTGGAAACAACGAGAAAAAGGCCGGCAAGCTGCGTGACAAGGTCGAAATCTTCTGGGGCGATATAAGGAAAGACGACGACCTGGCCGCCGCCGTTAAAGACATCGACGTTGTCATTCACCTGGCTTTTCTCCTGCCCCCGCTGACCGACACCAAGCCCGAAATGGCACGTGATATCAACGTGGGCGGGACGCAGAGACTCATAGTGGCGATGAAGAAAGTCTCGCCGAAAGCGAAGATAATATTCTCCTCATCATTCACGGTTTTTGGCAACACCCAGCACCTGGAGCCGCCCCGGAAAGCGACCGATCCCGTGGAAGCGACGGACAATTACACGCAGCACAAGATCGAGTGCGAGAAGCTCTGCGCCGAATCGGGACTCGACTGGTGCGTCATGCGCTTCGCCGTAGTGCCGCCAATATCGATAGCCGGCGTGACACCGAAGATGTTCGCCTTTCCCTTCAAGACGCGCATAGAGTTCCTCGCCCCTGAAGACGCCGGGCTGGCGCTGGCCAACGCGGCGGCCTCGAACGATGTGTGGGGTAAGACACTCCTCATCGGCGGCGGAAAGGAAAGCCAGATATACTACGGCGACTTCATCGGCGGTATGATGGGGGCAATGGGCGTAGGCACCCTGCCGGAGGAAGCATTCGGTTCAGACGCCTCCTACACGGATTGGCTCGATACAACGGAAAGCCAGAAACTGCTGAACTACCAGCAGCATCCCTTCCCGGTATTCCTGAAAGAACTGCCCAAGATGATGGGGCCGATAAGGTTTATCGTGCCGCTGGTGCGCCCCATCGCCATGTGGTACGTGCTGCGGCAATCGCCCTACTACAAGAAGAATAAAAAATAA
- a CDS encoding NAD(P)-dependent oxidoreductase, producing MKVLLTGAFGNVGSNTLESLIEQGHQVTCFDIKTKANAKAAKRFQDKVNIVWGDLRRPDDVANAVKDHDVVVHLAYIIPPTSEKNPDWAKEINVGGTQNLLNAIKALSSPPKLIFSSSISVYGPCYDMKPPRRWDDPVCPTDNYTHHKAECERMVRESGLQWAILRFGAVPLMGQVDPMMFDVPLNTRIEYVHPRDVGLAVANAVNCNEAFGKILLIGGGPKGQFLYKEYLTGLMDGAGIGMPPDEAFTNKPFYTDWMDTEESQRLLKYQRFPFQQYVAEMPSALGYKYQMSKMLRPLIRKFVLSKSPYYKSQKKTV from the coding sequence ATGAAAGTACTGCTTACGGGCGCATTCGGAAATGTCGGCTCAAACACGCTGGAATCATTAATCGAACAGGGACATCAAGTAACCTGCTTCGATATCAAGACCAAGGCCAATGCCAAAGCGGCGAAGCGCTTTCAGGACAAGGTCAATATCGTCTGGGGCGACCTGCGCCGTCCGGACGATGTCGCTAACGCCGTCAAGGACCACGACGTAGTGGTTCATCTGGCATATATCATCCCCCCCACGAGCGAGAAGAACCCCGACTGGGCCAAAGAGATAAACGTGGGCGGCACCCAGAATCTGCTCAACGCGATAAAAGCTCTCTCCTCGCCGCCCAAGCTGATATTCTCATCATCGATCAGCGTCTACGGCCCGTGCTATGACATGAAACCGCCGCGGCGCTGGGACGACCCGGTATGCCCCACCGACAACTACACACACCACAAAGCGGAGTGTGAGCGTATGGTGCGGGAGTCCGGCCTTCAGTGGGCTATCCTGAGGTTCGGAGCCGTGCCGCTGATGGGACAGGTCGATCCGATGATGTTCGACGTTCCGCTTAATACCCGCATCGAGTATGTACACCCGAGAGATGTCGGGCTGGCGGTGGCCAACGCCGTGAACTGCAACGAAGCGTTCGGTAAGATACTACTTATCGGCGGCGGCCCGAAAGGACAGTTCCTTTACAAGGAATACCTCACAGGGCTAATGGACGGCGCCGGCATCGGGATGCCCCCCGACGAGGCCTTCACCAACAAGCCTTTCTACACCGACTGGATGGATACCGAAGAAAGCCAGCGCCTGCTGAAATACCAGCGTTTTCCCTTTCAGCAGTACGTCGCGGAAATGCCCTCGGCGCTGGGATACAAGTATCAAATGTCTAAGATGCTCAGACCGCTCATCAGGAAGTTTGTGCTGAGCAAATCTCCGTATTACAAATCGCAGAAAAAGACTGTTTAG
- a CDS encoding NAD(P)-dependent oxidoreductase — MKVLITGAFGNLGTNATSALLEQGHQLRCFDVNTVANEKKAGRIVDKVEVLWGDIRNSSELVDAVKDTDVVIHLAFVLPPVTDEQAELAWDINVGGTQRLIEAMKKVSPNSKIIFSSSFTVFGNTQHLEPPRKVSDPVEATDNYTLHKIECEKLCAGSGLDWCVMRFSLVPPTSAASITSKMFAFPFETRTEFLDPRDAGTAMANAVSSKDIWGKILLIGGGKECQICYGDFISGQMEIIGLDALPKEAFGKDASYTDWLDTGESQRLLKYQQHTMEDWIKYRIAALGAKRGDIISQRETIRKAILDQSPYYKAFLEKQQKG, encoded by the coding sequence ATGAAAGTGCTGATAACCGGCGCATTCGGCAATCTCGGAACCAACGCTACCAGTGCACTGCTGGAGCAGGGCCATCAGTTGCGATGCTTCGATGTTAATACCGTCGCCAATGAAAAAAAGGCCGGCAGAATAGTTGATAAGGTTGAAGTTTTATGGGGAGACATTAGGAATAGTAGCGAACTCGTCGATGCAGTGAAAGACACAGATGTTGTCATCCACCTCGCGTTTGTTCTGCCGCCGGTGACCGACGAGCAGGCGGAACTGGCATGGGACATCAACGTGGGCGGGACACAAAGGCTCATCGAAGCCATGAAAAAAGTCTCGCCGAATTCCAAGATAATTTTCTCCTCTTCATTCACCGTCTTCGGTAACACGCAACACCTTGAACCGCCAAGGAAGGTGTCCGATCCCGTGGAGGCCACCGATAACTACACACTTCATAAGATTGAATGCGAGAAACTGTGCGCCGGATCCGGACTCGACTGGTGCGTTATGCGCTTCAGCCTTGTGCCGCCTACATCTGCAGCCAGCATAACCTCAAAGATGTTCGCCTTCCCCTTCGAGACTCGAACAGAGTTTCTCGACCCCAGGGATGCCGGCACAGCTATGGCCAATGCCGTAAGTTCCAAAGACATATGGGGCAAAATATTGCTAATCGGCGGCGGGAAAGAATGCCAGATATGCTACGGCGATTTCATAAGCGGTCAGATGGAGATCATCGGCCTAGATGCTCTGCCTAAGGAAGCCTTCGGTAAAGATGCCTCCTACACCGATTGGCTGGATACCGGCGAGAGCCAGCGACTCCTCAAATATCAGCAGCACACCATGGAAGACTGGATAAAATACCGGATCGCCGCACTTGGGGCCAAGAGGGGTGATATAATATCGCAGCGGGAGACGATAAGGAAGGCTATACTGGACCAGTCGCCGTACTACAAGGCTTTCCTGGAAAAACAACAGAAGGGGTGA
- a CDS encoding NAD(P)-dependent oxidoreductase translates to MKVLVTGAFGNIGTNVVRSLLEQGQKVRCFDVKTEASEAKSREFEGKADLCWGDIRNADDVAAAVKGQDVVAHLAAIIPIASEVNPDLAREVNVGGTQNVVNEAKKLSPQPKIILASSTTVFGYTQDREPPVRVTDPVNPTNNYTRTKVECEKLVQESGLDWCIMRFANVASIQFTPNPMLFYIALDSRMEFIHTKDAGLAVANAVKSEKVWGKILLIGGGSRNQFRYRDYIQRSLDAMGIGQFPEEAFGNLPATPDWIDTNESQALLNYQHRTFDDFIKDRLDWLGPKTDELMASQAKLRQELLDQSPYYKAFLESQEKK, encoded by the coding sequence ATGAAAGTATTAGTCACCGGCGCATTCGGCAACATAGGCACCAACGTTGTAAGAAGCCTTCTGGAACAGGGCCAGAAAGTGAGGTGCTTCGATGTTAAAACTGAGGCGAGTGAAGCAAAATCCAGGGAATTCGAGGGCAAGGCAGATTTGTGCTGGGGCGATATACGCAACGCGGACGACGTTGCGGCCGCGGTAAAGGGTCAAGACGTCGTCGCGCACCTGGCGGCTATAATCCCCATCGCCAGCGAGGTCAATCCGGATCTCGCGCGTGAGGTGAACGTAGGCGGAACACAGAACGTTGTCAACGAGGCGAAGAAGCTGTCGCCGCAACCCAAGATAATCCTGGCTTCATCCACCACGGTATTCGGTTATACTCAGGACAGGGAGCCCCCGGTCAGGGTAACCGATCCGGTGAATCCCACGAACAACTACACCCGCACCAAGGTTGAGTGCGAGAAACTGGTGCAGGAATCCGGCCTCGACTGGTGCATCATGCGTTTCGCCAACGTGGCCAGCATACAGTTTACGCCCAACCCAATGCTGTTTTATATCGCGCTTGATTCCCGAATGGAATTCATTCATACCAAGGATGCCGGCCTGGCCGTCGCCAACGCAGTCAAGTCGGAGAAGGTTTGGGGCAAAATCCTGCTCATCGGCGGAGGCTCCAGAAACCAGTTCCGTTACCGCGATTACATACAACGCTCCCTGGATGCGATGGGCATCGGCCAATTCCCGGAGGAGGCCTTCGGCAACCTGCCGGCTACCCCGGACTGGATCGATACCAACGAGAGCCAGGCATTGCTTAATTACCAGCACCGCACATTCGATGATTTCATCAAGGACAGGTTAGATTGGCTCGGCCCGAAAACGGACGAGCTTATGGCCAGTCAGGCCAAGCTGCGTCAGGAACTGCTGGACCAGTCGCCGTACTACAAGGCATTCCTTGAGAGCCAAGAAAAGAAATAG
- a CDS encoding SemiSWEET transporter → MVWLGYIAGALTTFSFVPQLVRVFRTRSAHDISIVFNTMLFAGILLWLCYGVFLKDIPIIVWNAIAAVLTCTLLYAKIRYGRDRRT, encoded by the coding sequence TTGGTCTGGTTAGGTTATATCGCGGGAGCGTTGACAACTTTCAGCTTCGTCCCACAACTCGTTCGTGTATTTAGAACCAGGAGCGCCCACGACATAAGCATTGTATTTAATACCATGCTGTTTGCCGGCATTCTGCTTTGGCTTTGCTACGGCGTTTTTCTTAAGGACATTCCGATAATCGTATGGAACGCGATAGCGGCCGTACTTACATGCACCCTCCTCTATGCAAAAATAAGATACGGGAGAGACAGGAGAACTTAA